Proteins from a genomic interval of Sphingobacterium sp. SYP-B4668:
- a CDS encoding OsmC family protein: protein MKVSLNRINQAVHFEANSELSNVKVHIDGSKEIGGEGKGVRPMELVLMALGSCSVFDLVSILNKQRQEIADIHVDVEGKRREEIPNIFTDIHISFTLKGQIDEIKAQKAAELAVKKYCSVHDMLAAGGVNITYSLKIN from the coding sequence ATGAAAGTATCACTAAATCGTATAAATCAAGCGGTTCATTTTGAAGCAAACAGTGAGTTATCGAACGTAAAAGTGCATATCGATGGATCGAAAGAGATAGGTGGAGAAGGCAAAGGGGTTAGACCGATGGAGTTGGTGTTGATGGCACTGGGTTCCTGCAGTGTATTTGACTTGGTTAGTATCTTGAATAAACAACGTCAGGAGATTGCAGACATTCACGTAGATGTGGAAGGCAAGCGTCGAGAAGAGATTCCGAACATCTTTACCGATATTCACATCAGCTTCACGTTGAAAGGGCAGATTGATGAAATTAAAGCACAAAAAGCAGCAGAATTAGCTGTCAAAAAATATTGCTCGGTACATGACATGTTAGCGGCAGGGGGTGTCAACATCACCTATAGCCTTAAGATAAATTAG